In the genome of Crassostrea angulata isolate pt1a10 chromosome 6, ASM2561291v2, whole genome shotgun sequence, the window AATTATAGTGCATAGAACTGTAGAAGATCTTTGTGAAAAATCCTTATCCTTGCTATTGGTTTTCTCTTCTCTTCATGGCTCAGTCTGGCTAAGATATTATCAAAAGAATACTTCAGTGAAGGTGAGGGATATACAGTGAccttatttcaaatttcattggaTCAAATTTCTAAGccaaatgtcaaggtcatattagacCTTTGCTAAATTCTTATCAAAAGCCTTTTTTTGCCTACCATTGCCTTATCTGCCCTATACCTTCACTCATGTAAGTTGTTAGTCAGATGAAGAATgtgaaatgtttgaattaaatttcTTGAGTCAGAGTCAAAGCAAAGTTCCCTTAACATAGTTTTGCCCTGGTATCTTCAGCAAGGCTTACTAGCCATTATGTGTAAAAACCATTATTAGTTGCACTTTGTAACAAATGTGGCATCAGACGAAATCTGTAAATAATGCTAGAAAGAGTCCAATGATTTGATGCATTTCCTTAACTTATATTAGCTCAGTCTCTGTTAAATAAAATTCTTCAGATTCATTTTGAGTATAATAAAGGGCCTAAACATATACATTTATCTATATTAGAATATCTGGTTTCCAAACAATTCCTTGATTTGTAAGAGCTTATATGTATTTTTCAGATGTTCAAAATGATGAACCTAAACAGAATGGACCTTCAAAGTCTAAAGAAGCAGATGAGGTTTCCTCTGTGTCGGATGAAAAATCTCTACCTAATGGTGAAATTGCTTCACAGCTTACctcagaaataaaaaataatgactcTGACAAAAGTTCTAGTAGATCAGATGAAATTATGGAAGACATCAGTTCTGAAATGAAGGAAATAGAGGGTTCAGAAAAATCTCCAAAGGAGGAGAGGCTTGATCATTCCACTGAAAAAATTGAGGAAGATTTAGATAAATCCAAAGACTCTGAACAGTCGTCAGTGAATGAAGACCCGGAACACAGTAAAATTGCAAGCAAGCTGGACCTTGATGTCGAATCAGTCAAGTATTTCATGTCTACAGACAGCAAAGACAGCACTGACGATGGCACAGCCCTCTCGCGATCCGACAAGGTGGATCTCAACGAGTCAGTCATCAGTGTGTCCGAAGACAACTCCAGTGTTGTGGAGAGTAACACTAGTGAAGTGGTTCCAGAACTTATCTGTTCTTCTGGGGAAGAGGAGCAAAGTGGTGGGGACTTGAAAAAATCCGACGGGATTATCAGTGAACATAAAGTAGATATAGCTGACAAGGTGGATGAGAGCAAAGACAGTGAGAGAGCTGAAGTTGCCATGGAGGTTGATTCTCATGATGGTAAAAAAGAATGTTCTGTGAAAGATGACAGCAAAGAAAAAGCTAACTCTGATGAAAAAATTGACTCTGAtgggaaaatatttgaaatgaaaaaatttgataaactaAAAGAGAATGAAAAGGTTATGTGTCAGAATAAAAATGAACACTCTGTTGATGGTTCAACAAAAAAAGAAGAGGAGGATGCTTCGGAAACTGTAGGAAAAGTGAAGGATATTGATGGGTCGGACATTTTAATCACTATAAATGAAGACAGTGATAAAGACGAAGAGTCCTCTTCACAAGTAGGAACAATTGATATACCTATTTCTTCAGTGCAGCAGATGCCCCGTGTAACTAGTACTGTGAAAGATGATGTAGTGATTGTAGACTTGTCAGATGACAAACCACCACCTCCTGTCAAGCCTAAGCCTCCAGTAGTACCCATCAAACCAGGAATGGTTACTGTTGGACCAAATGGACAACATTATGTTCAGCATGTGATTCATTGCCTTGATGGTCGCAAGCAAATCATTCAGGTCCCAGTGACCTCTTCTCAAAATATGGGCCCTACCAAGGTATCGGGTGTGTACACCAGTCTCCTGAATCGAGCCATCGCTAGCAGTGTCTCCCACTCGCAGACCACACAGAAACAAAGGTCTCCAGAGGAGTACATTCATCCAGATGACCTCATTCCACAATCCAGCATGGAAATGATTGCCTTGGCGAAATATGATGCAGTGCATAAAAACTTTGACAACACATTCTGGAGTGGTAGTTGTCCAGTGAAGGGTGACATCAGTACTATGACCAAGGTTCTACAGGACTTGGGAGGGGATATTGTAAAACAGTCTGCCTACAGTCAAATTGTGGAAGTCCAAGGCAGGAAGGCAGAGCAAGGCAAACTAGGGGAcaaagaaaaggaaaatttaGAGAGAATGAAAAAAGTGGTGAAAGAGctgaaagaaaaatacaaacatttggaactgaattatacaaaatgtgCTGGTTGTAACTTTGTTACAGAGTCCAAAAATGTAATGGCATTTCATAAAGAGCATCCGCACATGGACCCTCCGTTAGACCCTTATGGATTCTTAAAATGTCCTCAGGATGGTTGCGACTTCAAATCAACCGCAATACCAGAGGTGTATGCACAACACATGGATGAAGAGCATTCTGTGAAAGCCAGGATCTATGACAAACCAGATCCCTTCAAATGTCATCTGTGCTTCTTTGAAACTAAAGCAAAAAGCAATTTAACTCGGCATAGATTTAAATGTGATAAGCAATTTAAGCTCGGCCATAATCTACATCCAAGTTACGCAGATATCAATTTCTGCTTAAAGAATGCAATGTACAAGTCCCAGATAGCAGCAAAAAGTCGAAATAACCAAGTCTTAACAGCAGCTCGACAACCAGCTCAGCCACCTATGATTCGGCCAAAGATTGCCATCACTAAGCCCACAGCACCACTTCTGCCACAGGGTCCGAGAAATTCCCAGGTTCCCGTCATGATCCCTCTAAGTCAAGCTCAGATGAGTCAGCTCAAAATGCCAAAGGTTAGGCCTGGAATGACACCAGTGCTGGTGCCCATGGGCCCTGTGAACCAGAGTGTTGCAATGAAACCCCACGCTCCGACAGTGGGGGAGATGCTAAGACAGCAGAAACAGCAGCAGGTGGTGGTCAACAGACCGGTGGCTCCTAAACCTAGTGCTCCGTCAGGCCAACAGGCCGGATTTGAAGTGTGTGAGATTTGTGGAGGCTATGTCAAAGACAGAATGTCCCTGCAAATCCACTTTT includes:
- the LOC128189076 gene encoding MOG interacting and ectopic P-granules protein 1-like is translated as MEDNGTNGDINTDSDQSPLSVKESSIQPLSTSRKVIQLKIDNPLLTNGDVDDDVDDPFCIKPSVIKPQENSSRPQDVQNDEPKQNGPSKSKEADEVSSVSDEKSLPNGEIASQLTSEIKNNDSDKSSSRSDEIMEDISSEMKEIEGSEKSPKEERLDHSTEKIEEDLDKSKDSEQSSVNEDPEHSKIASKLDLDVESVKYFMSTDSKDSTDDGTALSRSDKVDLNESVISVSEDNSSVVESNTSEVVPELICSSGEEEQSGGDLKKSDGIISEHKVDIADKVDESKDSERAEVAMEVDSHDGKKECSVKDDSKEKANSDEKIDSDGKIFEMKKFDKLKENEKVMCQNKNEHSVDGSTKKEEEDASETVGKVKDIDGSDILITINEDSDKDEESSSQVGTIDIPISSVQQMPRVTSTVKDDVVIVDLSDDKPPPPVKPKPPVVPIKPGMVTVGPNGQHYVQHVIHCLDGRKQIIQVPVTSSQNMGPTKVSGVYTSLLNRAIASSVSHSQTTQKQRSPEEYIHPDDLIPQSSMEMIALAKYDAVHKNFDNTFWSGSCPVKGDISTMTKVLQDLGGDIVKQSAYSQIVEVQGRKAEQGKLGDKEKENLERMKKVVKELKEKYKHLELNYTKCAGCNFVTESKNVMAFHKEHPHMDPPLDPYGFLKCPQDGCDFKSTAIPEVYAQHMDEEHSVKARIYDKPDPFKCHLCFFETKAKSNLTRHRFKCDKQFKLGHNLHPSYADINFCLKNAMYKSQIAAKSRNNQVLTAARQPAQPPMIRPKIAITKPTAPLLPQGPRNSQVPVMIPLSQAQMSQLKMPKVRPGMTPVLVPMGPVNQSVAMKPHAPTVGEMLRQQKQQQVVVNRPVAPKPSAPSGQQAGFEVCEICGGYVKDRMSLQIHFFYAHKVDLPAVLFQKNSPQFRCNVCQAPFWTAMGLTKHRQSSRHFDTVIQSAKPEIRCWICFQQPDNLYSHLQSFHKLNPNECMILRRCMFCAIQTRTRKDLELHMATTHGILIKGTPSSVATSSSQPTKPPAARSNFCVFCSKQFPDNTQLTLHCLRDHATCSGCGMVVARAADLVKHACKSTGRKCPICGLKNLKQAFYNKHIHTHLKKCYVKVKRLSEKEIEKAMGKERKAKMDLEKQREIFTKLESEIWDEIQNRKKRDDGDSTNTKKRRSNDSDKSTSKKARLETDSQNVVVLE